The nucleotide sequence TTTACCCTATGATCATCACAACCATATTCGATCAATCTCAGACGAAGTTAGCATCATCGTCATGGATTTTATCTCGGAGAATCTTCAAAGCAAAAGATTAAAAGCAAGAAACAGAGAACAAATGAAGGCACCAGATTGTTTAAGCCCGCCGCCGCCATAGGTATGGTTTACCCTATGATCATCACAACCTCTTTCTCTGCTTCTCATTCTATAATCAACGCACATTTCTCTCTCCATATTTGTCAATCGCAGATCAATAACCACCATTGGAATGGCATGTATGTTGCCAGAAGGAGTAGAAAAATAAACCTAAATGGTTAGAGAGATAAAGAAACAGAGGTTGAAGATGATTCAGGGTTTCTCTCTCTGAAACCAAAAGTATTTTATGAAACCTTTACGTGTTACCAACAACATACACTCCAAGTATGAGTCATTAAACCTACTTAATTATAATACAAAAGTAGCACACGGATAAAATAAAACCATCTTACAGTTTATTATGCATAGGGTACAAGCAATATTGCATAGTTGCAAATTATATCTTtatataacataatataataaataaataaataaataatatccACACAACACACTTTAAGTACAACCAACTAATGCCCATTTGTGTTACAAATTGATAATACATAATAGAACTGAAGTGGGCTGTGAATGGAACCAATTTAAATTATTAGTGGGCTGGAAAAACAAGTATTGGGTTGGAAGAGGACTAAAAAGAAGAAGTTTGGGCCAGCAATTAACAAAATAGCGGACCGCACTAAAATATAATTAGGCTTATCTTAATTTGTTGTACCGACCTAGCCTGGGGAGAAAACGGCAGAATCGAAGGGGGGAGAAAAGTAAGGCTGAACCAAATAGTTTTTTAACAGCCACTTAACAAGCGTGTAATCTCACCACATGATGCTTGTGGTAACGAAACTCTACTTATTCTAGCTATAtaggttaattaggtttttgcatgactTAAACAAAAAGTCATCATTTTGTTTTCCACATAATGATAAATATGGTTTAATGTATATGATTACTAGGTTAAAaccattacacggtttgaataaatgtaattttatatattaaataattaaaagttatatctttatgaactccgtatattatacgggttaaataaatgtaattttatatattaaataataaaaaagttatatctttgaaaaccctgtgtattacacaaattaaataaatgtaattttgcatactaaatactaaaaacgttgtatctttaaaaaaacccgtgtataatcgggttgaataaatctaccaactaataaaaaattacatccttaaaaaccccgtatattacacgtgttgaatagatctaaaaaagagttacatctttaaaaaccatgtctatacacagattaaataaatgtaattttgtatattaaatactaaaaaatcatatctttaaaaaacccatatatagtcgggttgaaaaatctaccaaataataaaaaaaattatattcttaaaaaaccctgtgtattacacgtgttaaataaatataattttacatagcaaatgtatatctttaaaaactgcgtgtattacacgggttatataaatgtaactttatatagtaaataataaaaagagttaattacgcagttagtccctgtggtttacactAAATAACAATCTAAGGTACTAAGAGTTTAAAATCACGTTTTAGGGTGctaacttttaattttttaacaAAGTAAGGTATTAACGTTAAGTTGCTGTTAAATGCTAACCCTAACACCCTCACGTGCCATAAACGTGAGGGTAAATATGTCATTTAAATGAAGGCCTCCTGCTATAATTAAACTCTGTTTCATTCAACACCCTTCTATTCATCTTCACCCCTATACTCTGTAAACCCAAATCGAGTAAACCCTGATTTCTAGGGTTTGAACGTTTGAGCGATGGATCTTATGAGACAAGAAGATGAACCATTTGACTACGTTGGCAAACACGGTAAGTCGCCTACTCAATAATGCTTTATTGGATGCTATTGGCAATGGATTTTGCATAATTTTCATGTTCTAAAAGATGATCAATGTTGATTTCAGGTACACAAACAGGATTATTTTCTCTGAAGATACACTACAATGGGCAATTTGGAATCAAAAATCAAAATCTTTGCTACATAACTGGTAAGGTAATCTATGTTGATTTCATGGATACGGACATGTTTTGTATCCATGATGTCAACGATGCTATGAGGTTGTTAGGGTTTTCAGAAGATAAAGTTCATCATTTTTATTTTGTGGTTCCTGGTAGTGAGATACATAGTGGTCTTATGTCTTTAAGCACTGATGATGATGTACGAGTCATGAGTGAATATGTGCTACAAGGTTCCAAAGTTATAAGTCTATATGTAGAGCATGGTTTAGGCATTGCAACTGAAGATGTGACAGTCAATGATGGTAAAGTAGATGACCCAAAGAATGCACAAGTAGATGAAGATGTGACAGTCAATGCTGGTAATGTAGATGACCCTAAGAATGCACAAGTAGATGAAGATGTAACAGTGAATGTAGACTTTGATATGAATGATGTTGAAAGTAGGACTGAGAAGTTTAGTAATGAAGATGTTGAGAATATCCTAAGACAGACTGTTGTTGATGCTTCTTTTAATGagatgtttagtgatcacaacacaCTTGGTGATGTTTTAAAACCTTATGTAAGGCCAGCTGAACAGAAGGAAAAGGGTAATGAGAATGAAAAGGGTAATGAGACTGAAAAGGGTAATGAGAATGAAAAGGGTAATGAGACTGAAAAGGCTAATGAGACTGAAAAGGCTAAACAGAGTGAAAAGGTTGAACATGATAATGAGGATAGTGGTGATGAGGACATTATCGATGAGGAAAATGAGGTGTTTGAGGTAGAAGTTGATATGAGTCAGTTTAATGACAAGTTCCAGGCTAAGCATCAGATgaacaatgaaaaagaaaatgataatgCTACTGAAACAAGTGTGGATGATACTGAACATGATCCCTTAGAAGAAGAATATCTTAGCAATGATTCCCTTGGCACATCTGAATCTAAAGGAGAAGTTACCATTGAAAAGCATAGGAAAAAAGCATTTAGGAGGATTAGGAAACAGCAAGAAGCTAGTAAGGAAAAATGTGCATTTTATGTAGGTCAAACATTTGGTGATAATTCACAGGTGAAGACCCTCATCAGAAGACATGCAATAGAAACAAGAAGAGAGATTATTTTCTATAGGAATGATCAGGAAAGGATAAGGGCCCAATGCAATGGGAGAATTCCTGATTTTGAAAGGGCCCAAGAGAAAGAAGGCCCAAGTGAAAGTCAAAAAGATGGCCCAACTGAAAGTCAAAAAGATGGGGGTAGGTTAACAAAAGAAAACCCTAATAAATGTCCTTGGGTTGTGTATGTGGCTAAGCTTAAAGATGAACCTACCTGGGTGGTTAAAACGTATAACCCACAACATAAGTTTTTTCAAACAAGAACTTCAAGGCACTTCACATCTGAATGGATATCCAAGGAGATAATGTTGGATATTGAATCAAACCCCAAGATCCCAATAAAAGCTATCAAGGATCAGTTGCAGAGGAAATTCATGATGGAAGTTTCAACAATGAAGGCATTTAGGGCCAAAAATATGGCTGCAAAGCATGTGATTGGTGATTATTCAAAGCAATACAGGCTGCTAAGAGATTATGGCCTTGAACTACAGAGAACAAACCCTAACACAACTTTTAAAATTGACCTTGAACCATCCAGTATTCATGCTTCTTCAAATAATAGGGTTTTCAGACGGGTGTACATCTGTCTTGGTCCATTGAAGGAGGGATTTAAGGCTTGCAAAAGAGAAATCCTTGGTTAGGATGGATCTTTTATGAAGGGGCCATTCCCTGGTCAACTATTGACTGCTGTGGCTATGGATCCCAATAATGGGATCTACCCACTGGCATATGCTATAGCTGAGGCAGAGTCAAAAGATTCCTGGACATGGTTCTTGGATCTTTTAAGGGATGATCTTGAATTACCTGTGAATGCCAATTTCATTTTCATCTCAGATAGGCAGAAAGGAATCATCCCAGCCATTGCTGCTGTCTTCCCTAGTGTAGAACACAGATATTGTGTTAGACACATTCATCAGAATTTCAGGTTACAATGGAGGGGAAAGGCATACAAGGACATGTTGTGGGCCATAGCTACAGCCACTACAGTTCAGCAGTTCCAAGACAAAATGGAGGAAATGAGATTGATGAACCCTGATGCTCATCACTATCTAAGCCAAATTCCAGCAGTTCATTGGACAAGAAGTCACTTTTCAGGTATAATATTTATTGTAATTCAATTGTTTAATCActattggtggtttgtttaatcaAATATAAAGTTAAGTGGTGTTGAACATGTTAACAGGTAGGGCTAAGACTGAGGTGTTGTTAAATAATTTGTGTGAGGTGTTTAATGCAAGATTGGTGGATGGTATGTATGATTACTTTACtaaatttatgttattatgtttatgttattatatgtgtttaatCAATTTATGTGATTATATTTGATTATGTTAACAGGTAGGGATAAGCCCATTATCCGTGCTCTTGAATATGTTAGAGAGTATTGCATGAAAAGGATTGTCAATGTGCTGAAGGTTATTGCTAAGACTGATGGTGTGTTGACTCCAAAAGCTGCTGAGCATTTTGAGCTTGTCAAAAAACATGCAACCAATTTAATTGTGCAGTGGAATGGTGGTCCTAAGTATCAAGTTAGTTGTAATTTGGGTGAAAGATATGGAGAGCAGTTTGTTGTGGATGTCATTGAGAGGACCTGCACATGCAGGAAAtgggaaataaggggcatgcctTGTACACATGTTGTTGCCACCAACTGGGATATGGCTGCAAATGGTTTGAAGGTATTGTCATTACTGCAACTGAGGTGGCTGCAAATGGTTTAAAGttaatgtcttttttttttgtttgcacAGGTTGACATACCAGAGAGATGGGTGGATGAGTGCTATTGGTTGTCTACATGGAAGAAGGTATACTCTTACAAAATAGGCCCAATCAATGGAAGAAGCATGTGGCCTAGGGCACGTTGTAGTACAAAACTCCTTGAACCAATGTACCACAAACCTGTTGGCAGACCAAGGAAGATGAGAAGAAAGGATGAAATGGAGAAGGAAGATAGCATGGTTAAAGATGGCAAGTTGAGTAGGAAATGGAAGAAAGTGACATGTGGAAGCTGTGGAGGAAAAGGTCACAATAAAAGAAGGTGCACCGGACAAGGCTCAACTGCTGCTCAATCTAGTTAAATAGGATGTTTGGTTATGCTTTTTGATGTTTGGTTATGCTTTTTGATACTTTTTGATGTTATTAGGCTGCTAAAACTTCTGGTTATCCTTTTTGATGTTATTAGGATGTTTGGGATATGGTTTTTGTAAAACTGTTGTTATCAGTTTGGGATATGGTTTTTGTAAAACTGTTTGGGATATGTTATCAGTTTTATCTTATGGTCTTTTTGGGATATGTCTCAAACAGTTTTATCTTATGGTCAGGTTTGTCTTATGGTCAGGTTTATCTTATCAGGTTTTGAAGGCATATTATGGTCAATTTGCCTTGTCAGTATTACTTGTCAGGTTTTAAAGCCATAATATGGTCAAATTAgacttatgatttcaaaacaaacaaaacacagcTTCATTATAAACAAAAAACACTTCATTACAAACAAAACACACTTCATTACAAACAAAACACAACCTTCACATTTCATTACTGGATTAACATTATGAATCATTACTGGATTAACATTATGAAGGCTTCAAAAGAAGACTTATCAAAACAACTACAAGGATTAATACTAAAAGGCCAACAAGTATACACCAGCTCATCACTAATGCAGCATCCTTTCTTCTAATTTCATGCTTCAATTCTTCAAATCTGACTTCAATGCTCGAACTGTGATTTGGGGCTTTATGAAACCCTAACTCTGGGGATGGAGGAGAGTTCACAGGAGGATCAATCCACACAAAGAACTTACATTTTGATCtctgaaaataaaaaatttcagTGAATACACGAATTAGGTGATAAGGATTCAAATACTTACCATTTGTGGGCATGTATAAAATCTCCGTTCAGGGTTTTTGGAGGTCTTCGATATCTTCATCAATGCTGCTCTACCACACTTGCACATCACCATGACGGCTGTTGTCTTCTAATTAGGGTTCACAGATGAGGAAAGGGGGGAAGAACATGTTAGATGTTAGGGTTATAAATTGGGAGGGAAAGCAGACATTAGGATTAAATGACATATTTACCCTCACGTTTATGGCACGTGAGGGTGTTAGGGTTAGCATTTAACAGCCAACTAACCTTAGTACCTTACTTtgttaaaaaattaaaagttagtaccctaaaacgtaattttaaactcttagtaccttagattgttatttagtgtaaaccacagggactaactgcgtaattaactctaataaaaaatatatatataaatataattttgtataccaaataataaaaaaaatatttttctaataattaggataacatttaatattaatttattatttatctatttaatataagataagtaggaaagagagatatttgttttaaaaatatattaaattgacaatttagatttgaggataatatttatTAAAGTacgataagatttaatattaatttattatttatttatttaattaatataaaataagTATAGATTTAAGGatgccttcaatgaatgacacgtgtctaaAATTTGGTTTCTTTTATCATAGTAGATAGAAGATATTATTATTTGCAAAGTTATGCTTTGTGGGACAATTGACTTGAATGTGGTGAATCATGCTTTAACTTGAATTTTGTGAtagattttttttgttaataagACATGATAGGAGTAGAAGACGGTGTGATGAAACATAGCGGTGGTTGAATAAGGCGTATCATTTAGTGTGAAGGTGGTACACAAAAATGATAAGATATTGAGGAATGGTATTGAAGAAACATCAAACTAATCTGGTGATTAGTTTGTGCTTTGTATCTCGATAAATAAGGTTATAAACTTCACATGGTAGAGTAAAGTTAAAGCTCACATTTGGATATTTGAATATCATAATTGTGTGTAAGCTTGAATTGCAAAATATgttaaacttttataaaataGTGCTACTGGTAATTGTGACCCGTATATGGATTATTATAATAATCATGGCGTGATTATATACATTTATGTGCCAATTTGTGAATAAATTTTCGTTAGAGtataatatatgtttttttatacGCAAACATTTTATGTGTAGTACATGGTAATAACCATTAGTGATGTTGAAGGATGGTAATTCTTCAGAAGTGGTATGATATGATTATGAGTTAGATTGTGTATGACTTGAGTTGTGAAAGACGATGAAATGCAGAGAACTATTGGGAATCCTGGAGTTGTGTGTAGAGCGTTGTAGCCATATGCACAAATAGGTGTATGGTGTAGTACGCTAGGTGTGTTGGGTTTGTGGAGGCTTGTGCCTTGGTTTGGGCCCGGTTATTTGTTTAAGATCTTGAAGATATATATCTTGGGTTCAATGAAGACCGAAAACATGGGAGGTTTTGGACCGGCCCTGTATCTTTATAATGGCCCGTTTATGTTTTCTTGTTCAACAAGTGTTAAACCCTAATATGTGTTTATTCAAATGCCATCTTGTATTTGTAATTCCTCCTCACTAGAGTTGAGAGCATAACAATAATAAATTCCTGGTTGTAGCAATGGACGTCGTTTTATTTTTTTCTCTAGTAATCATGTGATTATGTATGTTACTTTTGTCTTGGAAAATCACCTCATATGGAGAAAAATGGATTATATTCAAGCGCGTGtgtgtgtctatatatatatatatatatatatatatagggtaaggtttatgcgagaaccacctttattgcgagaaccgcgagaaccaatgtgaacacaacctaaaatagctagaaaaacctaacccccacctccccccccccaaaaaaaaaaaaaaaaaaaaaactaaacccccccccctaagctaaatgctaaaaactaaaccctccaaaaaacctaaaaataaacctaacccccacctctccccaccccaccccaccccccccccccccagctaaaaactaaaccccaaaaaacctaaaaaaatctaaaaaaaaacgcacaagtttttttttatttttttaatattttttacattaaaatcgctactcttagaagccaaaaaaaaattttttttggctactaaaagtagcaattttttattttagctatttttaggtatttttgttTGTATTCACATCGGTTCTCGCGATTCTCTAAATaaaaggtggttcctaacggacccttctcctatatatatatatatatatatatatatatatatatatatatatatatatactaggtggTTGAGTAAattaatttatatactaaataataaaacattatatctttaaaaactacTTTTAttgcatgggttgaataaatataattttatatattaaataataaaaagttatacatataagaaccatattgtatgaattgaattaatgtaattttatataccaaataaaaaaaagttatatctttaaaaccacatgtattacacgggttgaataaatgtaatattgtttaccaaataataaaataatacatctttaaaaacctcatttattacacgagttaaataaatgtaattttatataccaaataataaaaaagttagtaaatgtaattttgtatagtgaaaataaaagtatttaatatattaatacaaagtttggttttcgtaataaataatttgttttatttaaattgttttaaattaacaatttacaatttcaaataatattttattagaaaaatagaagaatggtattcgaaatttaaagtaagataaaatttaatattaggttattattcatttatttatttaattaatataagataagtttggaagtcaagcgagaaaatcataaaataaatatctACAATGAACGAcattgtaacgccctgcgttttcaaacttcctacatttagaaacct is from Helianthus annuus cultivar XRQ/B chromosome 9, HanXRQr2.0-SUNRISE, whole genome shotgun sequence and encodes:
- the LOC110876022 gene encoding uncharacterized protein LOC110876022 — encoded protein: MKGPFPGQLLTAVAMDPNNGIYPLAYAIAEAESKDSWTWFLDLLRDDLELPVNANFIFISDRQKGIIPAIAAVFPSVEHRYCVRHIHQNFRLQWRGKAYKDMLWAIATATTVQQFQDKMEEMRLMNPDAHHYLSQIPAVHWTRSHFSGRAKTEVLLNNLCEVFNARLVDGRDKPIIRALEYVREYCMKRIVNVLKVIAKTDGVLTPKAAEHFELVKKHATNLIVQWNGGPKYQVSCNLGERYGEQFVVDVIERTCTCRKWEIRGMPCTHVVATNWDMAANGLKVDIPERWVDECYWLSTWKKVYSYKIGPINGRSMWPRARCSTKLLEPMYHKPVGRPRKMRRKDEMEKEDSMVKDGKLSRKWKKVTCGSCGGKGHNKRRCTGQGSTAAQSS